In Shouchella patagoniensis, the following are encoded in one genomic region:
- a CDS encoding Gfo/Idh/MocA family protein, with protein MKREKVRVIQVGVGGFGQSWLELMVGYEEVEVVAAVDQLEANLKNVTELYGSSISTFTDLSEAIKQTKADIVFIITPPVTHAPLAKQAIENGLHVVMEKPLTNTMAEAEDLLAFVRHHHSKVMVSQNYRWNPQIQTVKKLVEQGAIGEIEYGDYYFNRATRFGGWRDEYEDILLQDMAIHHFDILRFLLGKEVTEISAHSFRPTWSWFKGMPHANVALLFDGTTPINYIGRWAGKGRQTPWNGELRLVGEKGAVELINDEVFFYKDEEQEPEKIPLIEQALPDRLLSLQSFIEAIRHDVEPPTSIVDNIKSLAVTDAAIKAAKTGVKQTVKGAETTTG; from the coding sequence ATGAAAAGAGAAAAAGTGCGTGTGATTCAAGTTGGTGTTGGTGGTTTTGGACAATCATGGCTGGAATTAATGGTTGGCTATGAGGAAGTGGAAGTTGTCGCTGCGGTTGATCAATTAGAAGCGAATTTGAAAAATGTTACAGAACTCTATGGTTCTTCGATTAGTACCTTTACCGATTTAAGTGAAGCGATTAAACAAACGAAAGCTGACATTGTCTTTATTATTACTCCTCCTGTTACTCATGCACCTTTAGCAAAGCAAGCGATTGAAAACGGGTTACATGTGGTGATGGAAAAACCGTTAACAAATACGATGGCTGAAGCAGAAGATTTGCTTGCTTTTGTTCGTCATCATCACTCAAAAGTAATGGTAAGTCAAAATTATCGTTGGAACCCGCAAATTCAAACCGTTAAGAAACTTGTTGAGCAAGGGGCAATTGGAGAAATTGAATATGGCGATTATTATTTTAACCGGGCGACCCGATTTGGTGGTTGGCGTGACGAATACGAAGATATTCTCTTACAAGACATGGCGATTCATCACTTTGATATTTTGCGCTTTTTGCTTGGAAAAGAAGTGACTGAGATTAGCGCTCATAGTTTTCGGCCTACATGGAGTTGGTTTAAAGGCATGCCTCATGCGAATGTGGCGCTTTTATTTGATGGAACGACCCCAATTAATTACATTGGTCGCTGGGCAGGGAAAGGACGCCAAACGCCGTGGAATGGTGAATTACGTCTTGTTGGTGAGAAAGGGGCAGTGGAACTAATTAATGATGAAGTATTTTTCTATAAAGATGAAGAGCAAGAGCCAGAGAAAATTCCTCTCATTGAACAAGCGCTCCCAGACAGATTGTTATCGCTTCAGTCATTTATCGAAGCTATCCGACATGATGTAGAACCACCAACTTCGATTGTAGATAATATAAAAAGCCTAGCTGTTACTGATGCCGCCATCAAGGCTGCGAAAACGGGAGTAAAACAAACAGTCAAAGGCGCTGAAACAACAACTGGTTGA
- a CDS encoding carbohydrate ABC transporter permease, protein MQPSKAEWGTPSVRQKKNIFKTYGNYLFVLPGLLFLTVFMLFPIAYNVFLTFKNVTVFNIMSGSDFIWFDNYLTVLSDPIFLSSIWNSIIFTSLCLVFQFLIGLTLALFFNRKFPGRGIMRSLILMAWMIPLVITGNLFQWMFAGEYGIINHFLMWIGFIQEPIYWVSNENTALYSTIIANIWIGIPFNMVILLAALQSLPVEVYEAARVDGASKARQLFSITLPLLKPTLFILVMLGIIYTFKVFDIILIMTQGGPVYSSTVVPFYAYEQAFIHYNFSIGATITTIMLFMLIVVSLVYLYFVNKEETE, encoded by the coding sequence ATGCAGCCGAGCAAAGCAGAATGGGGCACGCCGTCAGTTCGACAAAAGAAAAACATTTTTAAAACATATGGCAATTACTTGTTTGTCTTACCAGGGTTGCTGTTTCTAACCGTATTTATGTTGTTTCCAATTGCATACAATGTGTTTTTAACCTTTAAAAATGTAACCGTATTCAATATTATGTCCGGTTCTGATTTTATCTGGTTTGACAATTATTTAACCGTATTATCGGATCCGATTTTTTTGTCCTCGATTTGGAATTCCATCATATTTACAAGTCTCTGTCTTGTGTTTCAATTTCTAATTGGACTCACTTTGGCCTTGTTCTTTAATCGGAAATTTCCAGGTAGGGGCATCATGCGTTCTCTTATTTTAATGGCATGGATGATTCCGCTTGTTATCACAGGAAATTTATTTCAATGGATGTTTGCTGGGGAGTACGGCATTATTAATCATTTCCTCATGTGGATCGGTTTTATTCAAGAGCCGATTTATTGGGTGTCAAATGAAAATACCGCTCTTTATAGCACCATTATTGCAAATATTTGGATTGGCATTCCGTTTAACATGGTTATTTTATTGGCGGCACTTCAATCGTTGCCGGTAGAAGTGTATGAAGCAGCACGAGTGGACGGAGCATCTAAGGCAAGACAGTTGTTTTCGATTACGCTGCCTTTGTTAAAACCGACCTTGTTTATCCTCGTTATGCTTGGGATCATTTATACCTTTAAAGTGTTTGACATTATTTTAATCATGACACAAGGTGGACCAGTTTACTCGTCTACAGTTGTTCCTTTTTATGCCTATGAACAAGCTTTCATCCATTACAACTTTAGTATTGGCGCTACGATTACAACCATCATGTTGTTTATGTTAATCGTCGTCTCGCTAGTGTACTTGTATTTTGTTAATAAGGAGGAAACAGAATGA
- a CDS encoding sugar phosphate isomerase/epimerase family protein has product MKLGVFAVLYGKKSLEEMLDHIQSKGLHTVEIGTGGYIGDAHCKPMELLQDEQKLSAFKQTFEQRNITISALSCHGNGLHPNPDVGDDHDRVFDATVELAAKLGVDTVVTFSGCPGESEHSKYPVWNTCPWPHDFSEMLKWQWEEKVIPYWRKKNELLRKHDIRVAIEPHPGFVVYNNETMLRLRQECGTQIGANFDPSHYFWQGMDPAICIRELGEAIYHFHAKDTKVERINAERNGVLDMKPYQDMENRSWVFRTVGYGHNEEVWRDIISALQLVGYKGAISIEHEDGLMTNEEGLNKAIAFLKDSIVENAAGEMWWA; this is encoded by the coding sequence ATGAAATTAGGTGTTTTTGCAGTCTTATACGGTAAAAAATCACTCGAAGAGATGCTTGATCATATCCAATCAAAAGGACTCCATACTGTTGAAATCGGTACCGGAGGTTATATTGGCGACGCCCATTGTAAACCAATGGAATTGCTTCAAGATGAACAGAAACTAAGTGCTTTTAAACAAACGTTTGAACAAAGAAACATAACGATTAGCGCTTTAAGTTGTCACGGAAACGGACTTCATCCAAATCCGGATGTTGGTGATGATCATGACAGGGTCTTTGATGCTACTGTTGAATTAGCAGCAAAGCTTGGCGTCGATACGGTTGTAACTTTTTCTGGGTGCCCAGGAGAATCAGAGCACTCCAAATACCCGGTATGGAACACATGTCCTTGGCCACATGATTTTTCGGAGATGCTAAAGTGGCAGTGGGAAGAAAAAGTGATTCCATATTGGCGTAAGAAAAATGAGCTTCTTAGAAAGCATGATATACGTGTAGCTATTGAACCACATCCTGGTTTTGTCGTTTACAATAACGAGACAATGCTTCGCTTGCGACAGGAGTGCGGGACTCAAATTGGGGCGAACTTTGACCCTAGTCATTATTTTTGGCAAGGGATGGATCCAGCAATTTGCATACGTGAGCTAGGAGAAGCCATTTATCACTTTCACGCGAAGGATACGAAAGTGGAGCGTATCAATGCTGAGCGCAACGGCGTTCTTGATATGAAACCTTATCAAGATATGGAAAACCGCTCATGGGTTTTTCGAACGGTCGGATATGGACATAACGAAGAAGTGTGGCGCGATATAATTAGTGCCTTGCAATTAGTTGGGTACAAAGGAGCTATTAGTATCGAACATGAAGATGGGTTAATGACCAATGAAGAAGGTCTTAACAAAGCCATTGCATTCTTAAAAGATTCCATTGTCGAGAATGCGGCTGGAGAAATGTGGTGGGCATAG
- the dhaM gene encoding dihydroxyacetone kinase phosphoryl donor subunit DhaM has product MANVAIVVLSHVEELAEGAARLFRQANSEVDVYASGGLGDGEIGTSIDRIHTVLEEIPEEQEILIFYDIGSAKMNAEMVVEMFPNYSIAISDAPLIEAGYVATISAGLGLSLEEVKEKAEGGYKKDR; this is encoded by the coding sequence ATGGCAAATGTTGCCATTGTTGTTTTGTCCCATGTTGAAGAACTAGCAGAAGGAGCCGCACGCTTATTCCGACAAGCAAATTCAGAAGTAGATGTTTATGCGAGTGGCGGTCTTGGGGATGGAGAAATTGGCACGAGCATTGATCGAATTCACACAGTGCTTGAGGAAATTCCAGAAGAACAAGAAATTCTTATTTTTTATGATATTGGCAGTGCAAAAATGAATGCAGAAATGGTGGTTGAAATGTTTCCGAATTACTCGATTGCTATTTCTGACGCGCCGCTAATCGAAGCAGGTTATGTTGCAACAATTAGTGCTGGGCTTGGTCTCTCGCTGGAAGAAGTCAAAGAGAAGGCCGAAGGTGGATATAAAAAAGACCGATAA
- the dhaL gene encoding dihydroxyacetone kinase subunit DhaL, which yields MNKEQLDSWMKKTYQLIHEHKEELSELDQVVGDGDHGVNMDRGFKAVVDGLAEWGEESVSATLQKIGTTLVSKVGGASGPLFGTAFMRMSIAFKEDDHAWRDGLEKATDGIAKRGKASPGDGTLLDVFDPVAKSVAEHGVDWSEMETVAKQGMEQTKEFVVKRGRGALLEERSVGHLDPGAVSSYYLFHALAIVMKGAET from the coding sequence ATGAATAAAGAACAGCTAGACTCTTGGATGAAAAAAACGTATCAATTGATTCATGAACATAAAGAAGAATTATCGGAACTTGACCAAGTGGTTGGAGATGGGGACCACGGAGTGAATATGGATCGAGGGTTTAAAGCGGTCGTCGACGGATTAGCTGAATGGGGAGAGGAGTCGGTATCAGCAACACTGCAAAAAATCGGTACGACTCTTGTCTCTAAAGTCGGCGGCGCTTCTGGGCCTTTATTCGGTACGGCATTTATGCGTATGAGCATCGCCTTTAAGGAAGACGATCATGCGTGGAGAGATGGATTAGAGAAAGCGACAGATGGCATTGCAAAACGAGGGAAGGCATCTCCTGGTGATGGAACGCTGCTCGATGTATTTGATCCAGTTGCTAAAAGTGTGGCAGAACACGGAGTTGACTGGTCGGAGATGGAGACTGTTGCCAAGCAGGGGATGGAGCAAACGAAGGAGTTTGTTGTAAAGCGTGGACGTGGCGCTTTGTTAGAAGAGCGTTCTGTAGGACATCTTGATCCAGGTGCGGTGTCGAGTTATTACTTGTTTCACGCATTAGCGATTGTTATGAAAGGAGCTGAAACGTAA
- a CDS encoding GNAT family N-acetyltransferase, protein MLKKLVENQYLPFYQLMEDSFPVDERRPRQKQLSLLLREDYNVFIHEINGEMAGFLAVWETPDFGFLEHFAVNRKFRNRGLGSKLVQALIVQTDKPIVIEIEPLEGEVEKRRAAFYERNGFFLSDYGYTQPPLAQGLNPVPLVLMSYPKLLSEANYRTFKNWIFSTVYFDLNEYK, encoded by the coding sequence ATGTTAAAAAAATTAGTAGAAAATCAATACCTCCCCTTCTATCAATTAATGGAAGATAGTTTCCCTGTCGACGAACGACGTCCGCGACAAAAACAACTGTCCTTGCTTTTACGTGAAGACTACAACGTTTTTATACATGAGATTAATGGCGAGATGGCGGGGTTCTTAGCTGTATGGGAAACTCCTGACTTCGGATTCCTTGAACATTTTGCAGTAAATAGGAAATTCAGGAACAGAGGGCTTGGTTCCAAACTCGTACAAGCACTTATTGTACAGACAGACAAACCAATCGTAATAGAAATTGAACCATTAGAAGGTGAAGTTGAAAAAAGAAGAGCCGCATTTTATGAACGAAACGGCTTTTTCTTAAGCGACTATGGCTATACACAGCCACCTCTTGCACAAGGGCTCAACCCGGTTCCACTTGTACTTATGTCTTACCCGAAGCTTTTAAGTGAAGCCAATTACCGTACATTCAAAAACTGGATCTTTAGTACCGTTTATTTCGATCTGAATGAATACAAATAA
- a CDS encoding ABC transporter substrate-binding protein — protein MRKALLMGSFAVIALTMGCANTTSSEKTTLSWWDTYGSRDGTDVSVINAIEKFEDANPDIAIERVSVPFSEMQRKLLLAMVGGELPDIMIVDNPNHQALAAAGALADLTSFVEEWGEADLYFEGPWESTMYQGRNYGLPFGSNNLALFYNEEVLADIGVDPPETWDELMETAEALTETDINYPLSVAAVQSEEGSFQFLPFLWQAGGDLDQLRSDETAEALSLWKDMIDQGYMSREVLTLNQQDVAMQFVNGSTAMMVNGTWQVEQLRDSLDFDWGVVPLPAKEEQATAIGGENFAIGSSSDHIEEAWQVLSFLQEEEVLLEMVQAKNYLPAREDLIENPYWQDDEYYQAFATSMEFARPRAYGEQYPAISNEVQNMIQGVLSGSQEMDEAINRTATEVEALFELNQ, from the coding sequence ATGAGAAAAGCCCTTTTAATGGGATCATTTGCCGTAATCGCTCTAACGATGGGCTGCGCGAACACGACGTCAAGTGAAAAAACGACACTGAGTTGGTGGGATACATACGGTAGTAGAGACGGTACTGATGTATCAGTAATCAATGCAATTGAAAAATTTGAGGATGCGAACCCAGACATAGCTATTGAGCGAGTATCAGTACCATTTTCTGAAATGCAGCGCAAGTTGTTGTTAGCGATGGTTGGAGGCGAGCTTCCGGATATTATGATTGTCGATAACCCAAATCATCAAGCATTAGCAGCTGCCGGCGCGTTAGCAGATTTGACCAGTTTTGTTGAGGAATGGGGAGAAGCAGACCTCTATTTCGAAGGGCCTTGGGAGTCAACGATGTACCAAGGTCGTAACTATGGATTGCCGTTTGGTAGCAATAACTTGGCGTTATTCTATAACGAAGAAGTGCTTGCTGATATTGGAGTAGATCCACCAGAAACATGGGATGAACTAATGGAAACGGCAGAAGCGTTAACTGAAACGGACATAAACTACCCACTTTCCGTTGCTGCTGTACAAAGTGAGGAAGGATCTTTTCAATTCTTACCGTTTTTATGGCAAGCAGGAGGAGATTTAGATCAGTTGCGCAGTGATGAAACGGCGGAAGCATTATCGCTTTGGAAGGATATGATTGACCAAGGCTATATGTCGCGTGAAGTGCTGACGCTGAATCAACAAGATGTGGCGATGCAGTTTGTGAATGGAAGCACAGCGATGATGGTTAACGGGACATGGCAAGTCGAGCAGTTACGTGATTCCCTTGACTTTGATTGGGGTGTTGTTCCTCTACCTGCTAAGGAAGAACAAGCAACTGCGATTGGCGGTGAGAACTTCGCTATTGGCAGCTCGTCTGACCATATTGAAGAAGCATGGCAAGTCCTTTCGTTTTTACAAGAGGAAGAGGTTTTGCTAGAGATGGTTCAAGCGAAAAACTATTTACCTGCAAGAGAAGATTTAATTGAGAATCCATATTGGCAAGATGACGAGTATTATCAGGCTTTTGCGACAAGTATGGAGTTCGCTCGCCCCCGTGCTTATGGTGAGCAATATCCTGCCATTTCAAATGAAGTCCAAAACATGATCCAAGGAGTCTTAAGTGGATCACAAGAGATGGATGAGGCAATTAATCGTACAGCGACAGAGGTAGAGGCGTTGTTTGAGTTAAACCAGTAA
- a CDS encoding DUF4177 domain-containing protein → MEYKVISLPYGTSKKNREEIARILNEEAANGWTLDNVLQPQQIFGTTYSEHSAILKRKS, encoded by the coding sequence ATGGAATATAAAGTAATTAGTTTGCCTTATGGGACATCAAAAAAGAACCGAGAAGAAATTGCTCGGATTTTGAACGAGGAAGCTGCAAATGGTTGGACCTTGGATAACGTACTTCAACCGCAGCAAATCTTCGGAACGACATACAGTGAACATTCGGCCATATTGAAGAGAAAATCATAA
- a CDS encoding L-2-amino-thiazoline-4-carboxylic acid hydrolase yields MCATQPLPHLSMYQITARLLTHVHHSVVRSLGEKALPFFAAGVQEFGYERTYLIASKASAEGEEQHILHDFLPKNFHVEEFEETKPDIYPWMAQLFARVTKQIVDRYGDAGKNAVREGVRTFGESRGKGIAERAAHLGYENTIEHYLSNYDMGRSELFEFETIHFPERIEQTFTRCPFGEQWAKDDMHEYGILYCEMIDPSIAKGYNPQFDVEHDQYVLREGVCHFHFNLKKN; encoded by the coding sequence ATGTGTGCCACCCAACCTCTCCCTCATTTATCTATGTACCAAATAACAGCTCGGTTATTAACACATGTCCACCATTCTGTTGTTCGTTCTCTCGGTGAGAAAGCACTGCCCTTTTTTGCGGCAGGTGTGCAAGAGTTTGGTTACGAGCGCACATACCTCATTGCTTCTAAGGCAAGCGCCGAAGGGGAAGAGCAGCATATTTTGCACGACTTTCTCCCAAAAAATTTTCACGTGGAAGAATTTGAAGAAACAAAACCAGACATTTATCCATGGATGGCCCAATTGTTTGCTCGTGTGACAAAACAAATTGTTGATCGCTACGGTGACGCAGGAAAAAATGCAGTCCGTGAAGGAGTTCGGACATTTGGGGAATCACGTGGTAAAGGAATTGCAGAGCGAGCCGCTCACTTAGGTTATGAAAATACGATTGAACATTACCTTTCCAATTATGACATGGGACGTAGTGAGTTATTTGAATTTGAAACGATTCATTTTCCAGAACGAATTGAACAAACGTTTACGAGATGCCCATTTGGTGAGCAATGGGCAAAAGACGATATGCATGAGTACGGCATTCTATATTGTGAGATGATTGACCCTTCCATTGCCAAAGGATACAACCCTCAATTTGATGTTGAGCATGACCAATATGTCCTAAGAGAAGGCGTGTGTCATTTTCATTTCAATTTAAAAAAGAACTAG
- a CDS encoding carbohydrate ABC transporter permease: MKNRFWQSQSVATVIALFSTMLFLFPVYWMFTTSIKPMSSIFSVPPELVPSNVTAEAYTENILRNPDLLGYFGNSIIIAGGTLLLTLLLAAPIAYALARLDIKGKGPIIGIMLVTQMLPSIMLALPFFLLFSSLGLLNSFPALILANTTTAMPFAILVLRPFFMSIPKGLEEAAAIDGSNRFFTFVRIILPLAKPGLLTVGLFAFLFAWGDLLFALILTTDESIRPLTLYLFTFIGQYGTDWNSLMAVSFVAVIPIILIFIFFQKHIVEGIASGSMK; this comes from the coding sequence ATGAAAAATCGATTTTGGCAGAGCCAATCCGTTGCAACCGTGATCGCGCTATTCTCAACGATGCTCTTTTTGTTTCCTGTTTATTGGATGTTTACAACATCGATTAAACCGATGTCTTCCATTTTTTCCGTTCCACCAGAATTGGTTCCATCAAATGTAACCGCAGAGGCGTACACAGAAAATATTCTTAGAAACCCTGATCTACTCGGTTACTTTGGGAATAGCATCATCATTGCAGGCGGAACTCTATTATTAACTTTATTGCTTGCCGCACCAATCGCCTATGCTTTGGCAAGGCTTGATATAAAAGGAAAGGGACCGATTATTGGAATCATGTTGGTGACTCAGATGTTACCGAGTATTATGTTGGCGTTGCCATTTTTCTTGTTGTTTTCATCGTTAGGGTTATTGAATAGCTTCCCTGCACTAATCTTGGCAAATACAACCACCGCAATGCCTTTTGCGATACTAGTGCTGCGTCCATTCTTCATGTCGATCCCTAAAGGCTTAGAAGAAGCAGCTGCCATTGATGGGAGCAATCGATTCTTCACCTTTGTTCGAATCATTTTGCCACTTGCTAAACCTGGTTTACTGACAGTGGGCTTATTTGCTTTCTTGTTTGCTTGGGGTGACTTGTTATTTGCGCTCATTTTAACGACAGATGAAAGCATTCGCCCACTAACACTTTATCTGTTTACATTTATCGGTCAATACGGGACAGATTGGAACAGTTTAATGGCCGTTTCATTTGTTGCGGTCATTCCAATCATTCTCATATTTATTTTCTTCCAAAAGCATATCGTCGAAGGAATTGCATCTGGATCAATGAAATAA
- the dhaK gene encoding dihydroxyacetone kinase subunit DhaK, which translates to MKKLMNDPNHMVNQFLEGLIAAHPNLIERVEGANIIVRKNMTKNKVGLVSGGGSGHEPAHAGYVGEGMLDAAVAGEVFTSPGADQFLTAIQAANQGKGVVLLIKNYNGDVMNAEMAQEMADAEGIAVEIVIINDDVSVANPDQRRGIAGTVLVHKIAGAAAEAGSSLTNVKAIAEKAVKRIRSMSVALSSCTLPVAGKTSFQLNENEMEVGIGIHGEQGMHRRDVMTSAETADLLLGHLLKEVDGKAPLLVLVNGMGSTPLLEQYVFAGDVKRLLDEQGRTMRTMLVGDYMTSLDMAGISLTLLALDEELEGYIASKATTIQWMEGGSNE; encoded by the coding sequence GTGAAAAAACTGATGAACGATCCTAATCACATGGTAAACCAATTTTTAGAAGGTTTAATTGCCGCACATCCGAATTTAATTGAACGTGTGGAAGGTGCGAATATCATTGTTCGAAAAAACATGACGAAAAATAAAGTTGGCCTTGTTAGTGGTGGAGGAAGCGGACACGAACCGGCACATGCTGGGTATGTCGGTGAAGGGATGCTTGATGCAGCTGTTGCGGGTGAAGTATTTACATCCCCAGGAGCTGATCAATTTTTAACAGCCATTCAAGCAGCTAATCAAGGAAAAGGCGTCGTATTACTTATTAAAAATTACAACGGTGACGTAATGAATGCTGAAATGGCACAAGAAATGGCTGATGCGGAAGGAATAGCGGTAGAAATTGTAATTATAAATGATGATGTTTCAGTGGCTAATCCTGACCAGCGTCGAGGGATTGCGGGTACTGTACTTGTTCATAAAATTGCCGGTGCTGCGGCGGAAGCAGGTTCTTCTTTAACAAACGTTAAAGCGATAGCTGAAAAGGCGGTTAAGAGGATTCGAAGCATGAGTGTGGCGTTATCTTCTTGTACACTTCCGGTAGCGGGAAAAACGAGTTTTCAACTAAATGAAAATGAAATGGAAGTTGGCATTGGGATCCATGGCGAACAAGGGATGCACCGTCGTGACGTCATGACGTCGGCTGAAACGGCAGATTTGTTGCTTGGGCATCTATTAAAAGAAGTGGACGGGAAGGCACCGCTGCTTGTGCTTGTAAATGGCATGGGTAGCACGCCATTACTAGAGCAATATGTTTTTGCAGGAGATGTGAAGCGACTCCTTGATGAACAAGGCCGTACAATGAGAACGATGCTTGTAGGCGATTATATGACAAGCCTTGATATGGCTGGTATTTCTTTAACACTGCTCGCGCTTGATGAGGAACTAGAAGGCTATATTGCGTCAAAAGCAACGACCATTCAATGGATGGAAGGTGGTTCCAATGAATAA